The following are encoded in a window of Terriglobia bacterium genomic DNA:
- a CDS encoding toll/interleukin-1 receptor domain-containing protein codes for MNSRTHLFINYAVEDGVFVDWLCLRLLREGYSVWCDRLKLLGGESYPNDIDEAISNRAFRFLAVLSKSSIKKPNPLKERTLALQLARARKENFVIPLNLDGLPSTELGWMQSDLTFIQFTNWKSGLTQLLKNLERSEAPKASAPISVSGLLQTKICVERVPETLWSNLVSIRALPQVLYRFEHEMAMNKDAARVALKVWPHYRENATVCWAFEPPPTELLTKYRFSKRGTCQNWREATGPDINFYNLGKKVINAALRHVLLASGLEEHEETGYVFFPNRTDFFRFPFLTPTGSSWIRAVGTRSFWNAGKKIPVRYHLSPILSAWLDFGGRDVVRIRTRLFVTELDDTPVKPAQMQSRRKAICKSWWNYEWLMRVFATLQLISGPDNQIRVGTAAAPIILERFPLAFEADLALNELSLKSKLESQQDTEVMERHYEDSEVLIEEKGEESSPAAEA; via the coding sequence ATGAACAGTCGAACGCACTTATTCATCAATTATGCGGTAGAGGATGGTGTTTTCGTCGACTGGCTTTGTCTACGGTTGCTCAGGGAAGGTTACAGCGTTTGGTGTGACCGTTTGAAACTGCTCGGAGGTGAATCATACCCGAATGACATCGACGAGGCTATCTCAAATCGTGCATTCCGATTCCTCGCTGTGCTTTCAAAATCGTCGATCAAGAAACCGAACCCGCTCAAGGAGAGAACCCTTGCGTTGCAGCTAGCCCGCGCAAGAAAGGAGAACTTCGTAATTCCCTTGAACCTCGACGGTCTCCCGTCTACGGAGCTTGGATGGATGCAATCGGATCTGACTTTTATCCAGTTTACTAATTGGAAGTCAGGCCTAACACAGCTGCTCAAGAACCTGGAACGGAGTGAAGCACCAAAGGCGAGCGCGCCTATTTCTGTAAGCGGCTTGTTACAAACCAAGATTTGTGTCGAGCGGGTACCAGAAACACTCTGGTCAAATCTCGTTTCAATTCGCGCTCTTCCGCAGGTCCTATACAGATTTGAACACGAGATGGCTATGAACAAGGATGCCGCACGAGTGGCTTTGAAAGTTTGGCCCCACTATCGGGAAAACGCGACTGTTTGTTGGGCGTTCGAGCCGCCCCCTACCGAACTGCTCACAAAGTATAGGTTTTCTAAGCGCGGAACCTGCCAAAACTGGAGGGAGGCCACTGGACCTGACATTAATTTTTACAACCTTGGCAAGAAGGTGATAAACGCGGCCTTGCGGCACGTTCTACTTGCGTCGGGTCTTGAAGAACACGAAGAAACAGGGTATGTGTTTTTTCCCAACAGAACAGACTTCTTTCGGTTTCCGTTTTTGACGCCAACCGGGTCAAGTTGGATCCGTGCGGTGGGAACCCGATCATTTTGGAATGCCGGGAAAAAGATACCGGTTCGATACCATCTCTCACCAATCCTGAGTGCTTGGCTTGATTTTGGTGGGCGGGATGTAGTGCGTATCCGCACTAGGTTGTTCGTAACAGAACTTGATGATACGCCAGTGAAGCCAGCTCAAATGCAAAGTCGACGCAAAGCAATATGCAAATCATGGTGGAACTATGAGTGGCTGATGAGGGTATTCGCAACGTTGCAGCTCATCTCAGGGCCCGACAATCAGATTCGAGTTGGGACAGCTGCGGCACCAATAATATTGGAGCGATTCCCACTTGCGTTTGAAGCGGATCTTGCTTTGAACGAACTGAGCTTGAAATCCAAGCTCGAATCTCAACAGGACACAGAGGTTATGGAACGGCATTATGAAGACTCAGAGGTTCTCATCGAAGAGAAGGGCGAAGAAAGTTCACCGGCCGCAGAGGCGTAG
- a CDS encoding carboxypeptidase regulatory-like domain-containing protein, with protein MAQTFRGGIQGTVTDTGGAAIAGADVTVKSADTGLVRTAKTDDTGNFLFSELPLGTYSVSAAKSGFGTKVVNGVTVTVSANVRADIQLNPGEVKSEVTVTAAAPIVDTTGNTQGGTIEAEQMVNLPINGGDFAKLLTLVPGAGSDPNGDSDSPGSFGTFSINGNRGRANNYLLDGTDMNDGYRNDPAINEAGVFGTPATLLPIDSLQEMGILSNMEPEYGRNSGAVVNIVTKSGTNTLHGSAFEYFRNNALDARNFFNAKPVPQNTFHNNQYGGSLGGPLVRDRTFWFVAYEGWRENGGLPATASVPSQARVNAFTGGGGVINPVIAKLLLRNPWSIPLPATGDTGADNSTVQVTDHFTNRVDSLIFKIDHHLGKKEGSDLLTGRCFFGDSDQSFPLALGGGTTVPGFNTVTPTRVQVLSLSYTHIFTPKLLMEIRGGWNRFAEGFSPEDNAFNPSSIGLNTGVTKPQDFGLPQISFSDGTSGLGGNNSLPRHRFDTNWQYFTNVGYTTGKHNYKFGYEWRRTTVDQFYDLGYRGRLKFNSFEDFLAGDITNGGSQFAGDSARVTHQNNHGFYAQDSFRWTRKLTLNYGVRWDYFGVIKEDGNRFSLFNSTTQSLQLVGQGGGPSSLYPKDLNNFAPRLSAAYDLHGDGNTILRAGWGLYYDAFSQDFFVGHFPFNTFNPGPAYNGVGPSAITAAGNVAGTIVNNAPIFTGFSPTTDAWTVDQNIRTPYIQNYNLNIEQAMGKQMALNVAYVGSHGTKLFRFRDINQHDPATGAFPFAAFNIINQFESTSNSAYNSLQVTWKLRNWRRLNSQLTWTWSHSIDNASDGEDFVPNAAQPDNSLNPGAEKGNSNFDARHRLTWIFGYMLPNPTTAKTLTNGWSVNGILRLSSGQPYNLNSFSNYNNSNEFLERPDVVGNPFAGTGGPGQLLNLSAFAAPCTWDPVAGGCIAGTQHFGNLGRNAFVGPDFKNFDFALAKDTKVGDKVNVQLRIDIFNIFNHPNFSNPTLPNFLVNLENNGSVAPAAGDPKCALANGPNFVGCRAVGPGFLPTTATPDVAIGYPFLGGGGPRDVQLAVKFTF; from the coding sequence ATGGCGCAGACCTTTCGTGGCGGAATCCAGGGGACGGTGACCGACACCGGCGGAGCGGCCATCGCCGGCGCCGACGTGACCGTCAAGAGCGCGGACACCGGGCTGGTCCGCACCGCCAAGACCGACGATACCGGCAACTTCCTGTTTTCTGAGCTGCCGCTGGGCACATACAGCGTGAGCGCCGCCAAGAGCGGGTTTGGCACCAAGGTGGTGAACGGCGTGACCGTGACGGTGTCCGCCAACGTCCGCGCGGACATTCAGCTCAACCCCGGCGAAGTGAAGTCGGAAGTGACGGTCACCGCGGCCGCGCCCATCGTGGATACAACCGGAAACACCCAGGGCGGAACGATTGAAGCCGAGCAGATGGTGAACCTGCCGATCAACGGCGGCGATTTCGCCAAGCTGCTGACGCTGGTCCCCGGCGCCGGATCTGATCCCAACGGTGACAGCGATTCGCCCGGCTCGTTCGGCACCTTCAGCATCAACGGCAATCGCGGACGCGCCAACAACTACCTGCTGGATGGCACGGACATGAACGATGGCTATCGCAACGATCCGGCCATCAACGAAGCCGGCGTGTTCGGCACTCCCGCCACGCTGCTGCCGATTGATTCGCTGCAGGAGATGGGCATCCTCTCCAACATGGAGCCGGAGTACGGACGCAACTCGGGCGCGGTGGTAAACATTGTTACCAAGTCCGGCACCAACACGCTTCATGGCTCCGCCTTTGAGTACTTCCGCAACAACGCGCTGGACGCGCGCAATTTCTTCAACGCCAAACCCGTCCCGCAGAATACATTCCACAACAACCAGTACGGCGGGTCGCTGGGTGGTCCGCTGGTGAGAGATCGCACGTTCTGGTTTGTGGCGTATGAAGGATGGCGGGAAAACGGCGGCCTGCCGGCGACGGCCAGCGTCCCATCGCAAGCGCGAGTGAACGCGTTTACCGGAGGCGGAGGCGTGATCAATCCGGTCATCGCCAAGTTGCTGCTGCGCAATCCCTGGAGCATCCCGCTGCCCGCCACGGGCGATACCGGCGCGGACAACTCCACGGTCCAGGTGACCGACCACTTCACCAACCGCGTGGATAGCCTGATCTTCAAGATTGATCATCACTTGGGCAAGAAGGAAGGCTCTGACCTGCTTACCGGGCGCTGCTTCTTTGGCGATAGCGACCAGAGTTTCCCGCTGGCGCTGGGCGGTGGCACCACCGTCCCAGGGTTCAACACGGTCACTCCCACGCGCGTGCAGGTGCTGTCACTTTCTTACACTCACATTTTCACGCCGAAACTTCTTATGGAAATTCGCGGCGGCTGGAACCGTTTTGCGGAAGGCTTTTCGCCGGAAGACAACGCCTTCAATCCGTCCAGCATCGGCCTGAATACCGGAGTGACCAAGCCGCAGGATTTCGGCCTGCCGCAGATCAGCTTCAGTGACGGCACCAGCGGACTGGGCGGCAACAACTCGCTGCCGCGCCACCGTTTTGATACCAACTGGCAGTACTTCACCAACGTCGGCTACACCACGGGCAAACACAATTACAAGTTCGGCTACGAGTGGCGCCGCACCACGGTGGACCAGTTTTACGACCTGGGCTATCGCGGACGTTTGAAGTTCAATTCGTTTGAAGATTTTCTGGCTGGGGACATCACCAACGGCGGCAGCCAGTTTGCCGGCGATTCGGCGCGCGTGACCCACCAGAACAACCACGGCTTTTACGCCCAGGACAGCTTCCGCTGGACGCGCAAGCTGACGTTGAACTACGGCGTCCGCTGGGACTATTTTGGCGTGATCAAAGAAGATGGCAACCGCTTCAGCCTGTTCAACAGCACCACGCAATCTCTGCAACTGGTGGGACAGGGCGGCGGACCCAGTTCGCTTTATCCCAAAGACTTGAACAATTTTGCTCCGCGGTTGAGCGCCGCCTATGACTTGCATGGCGACGGCAACACCATTCTGCGCGCAGGCTGGGGCCTGTACTATGACGCCTTCTCGCAGGACTTCTTCGTCGGACACTTCCCGTTCAACACGTTCAATCCCGGACCGGCGTACAACGGCGTTGGCCCTTCGGCCATCACGGCTGCCGGAAACGTGGCCGGGACCATCGTCAACAATGCGCCGATCTTCACCGGCTTCAGCCCCACAACCGATGCCTGGACCGTGGACCAGAACATCCGCACGCCGTACATTCAGAATTACAACTTGAACATTGAGCAGGCCATGGGCAAGCAGATGGCCCTGAACGTGGCTTACGTTGGTTCGCACGGGACCAAGCTGTTCCGTTTCCGCGACATCAACCAGCATGATCCGGCCACCGGCGCGTTCCCCTTTGCCGCGTTCAACATCATCAACCAGTTTGAATCCACTTCCAACTCGGCGTACAACAGCCTGCAAGTTACCTGGAAGCTGCGCAACTGGCGGCGGCTGAATTCACAGCTTACATGGACGTGGTCGCACTCCATTGACAACGCCAGCGACGGTGAAGATTTTGTCCCCAACGCCGCCCAGCCGGACAACAGCTTGAATCCCGGCGCGGAGAAGGGAAATTCCAATTTCGACGCGCGCCATCGGCTGACATGGATTTTCGGCTACATGTTGCCCAACCCGACCACCGCGAAAACGTTGACCAACGGCTGGTCCGTGAACGGGATTCTTCGGCTCTCCAGCGGACAGCCCTACAACCTCAACTCCTTTTCCAATTACAACAACTCGAATGAATTCCTGGAGCGGCCGGACGTGGTGGGCAATCCCTTCGCCGGCACCGGCGGTCCGGGGCAGTTGCTGAACCTCTCGGCTTTCGCCGCGCCCTGCACCTGGGACCCCGTCGCCGGCGGTTGCATTGCCGGCACGCAACATTTCGGCAACCTGGGACGCAACGCGTTCGTCGGTCCGGACTTCAAAAACTTTGACTTTGCCCTGGCCAAAGATACCAAGGTCGGCGACAAGGTGAACGTCCAGCTTCGCATAGACATCTTCAACATCTTTAACCATCCCAACTTCTCCAACCCCACGTTGCCCAACTTCCTGGTGAACCTGGAAAACAACGGCAGCGTGGCGCCGGCCGCCGGTGATCCAAAGTGCGCGCTGGCGAATGGCCCGAACTTTGTCGGCTGCCGCGCCGTAGGTCCGGGATTCCTGCCCACAACGGCCACGCCCGACGTGGCGATTGGATATCCGTTCCTGGGCGGCGGCGGTCCGCGGGACGTCCAACTGGCGGTGAAGTTTACGTTCTAG
- a CDS encoding helix-turn-helix domain-containing protein, with amino-acid sequence MTLGEKLRYLRLVEGNLRGLGRDMTQQEVVRAVHKELKLKISQSYLSQIENGSRPHLTNKTRLLLSKFFKVHPGYLVDDPEGFHTELLSDVGNLEDKLDLWLIQGAERFRSDPPVSRALLNLAKHAESRRCLTLLDAILETPQLAERLLQVLRPQAGRDKDAPEMSEA; translated from the coding sequence ATGACGCTTGGCGAGAAATTACGCTACCTCCGGCTGGTGGAAGGCAACCTGCGCGGCCTGGGTCGCGATATGACGCAGCAAGAAGTGGTCCGCGCCGTCCACAAAGAACTCAAGCTGAAGATCAGCCAGAGCTATTTGTCGCAGATTGAAAACGGCTCGCGCCCGCACCTGACCAACAAGACGAGGCTGCTGCTGTCCAAATTTTTCAAAGTCCATCCCGGCTACCTGGTGGACGACCCGGAAGGCTTCCACACCGAACTCTTGTCGGACGTGGGCAACCTGGAAGACAAGCTGGACTTGTGGCTGATCCAGGGCGCGGAGCGCTTCCGCAGCGATCCGCCGGTCAGCCGGGCGCTGTTGAATCTGGCCAAGCATGCTGAGTCGCGGCGCTGCCTGACGCTGCTTGACGCCATTTTGGAAACGCCGCAACTGGCAGAGCGTCTGCTGCAGGTGCTGCGTCCTCAGGCGGGCAGGGACAAAGACGCGCCGGAGATGAGTGAGGCTTAG
- a CDS encoding flotillin family protein, whose protein sequence is MFGGENVSFWVILGLGVIGVMALMGMVARLYRKVGPHEALVVYGFRGSKVVKGGGKIIFPMVESCRLLSLELMSFDVAPQQDLYTNQGVAVTVEAVAQIKVKSDEVSIQTASEQFLTKTPDEREGLIRLVMEGHLRGIIGQLTVEQIVKEPEMVADRMRSTCADDMSKMGLEVISFTIKEVRDKNEYIANMGRPDVARIKRDADVAAAEAERDTAIKRAEAQRASAIAKAQADQERVLAETLSQAKQAEAQRDLEVKRAAYTELVKKQQAQADKAYEIQSNIQQQQVVAEQVKVQLIEREQQTKVQEAEIARHQNELIATVLKQAEVEKQRVLNIAEGEKQRLIAEAEGRASAIRMQGEAEADIIFKKGEAEAKAMNVKAEAYQEYNQAAVVDKLITGLPEVVRALAQPLSNVDKITIVSTGNGNSAGMSKITGDMAEIAAQVPALFEALSGMQIKDLLSKVRLIGDKAPKPGDDDSQAAKGKGATK, encoded by the coding sequence ATGTTTGGTGGGGAGAACGTGTCATTTTGGGTCATCTTGGGTTTGGGCGTGATCGGTGTCATGGCCCTGATGGGGATGGTGGCCCGTCTGTATCGCAAAGTTGGACCGCATGAGGCGCTGGTGGTTTACGGCTTCCGTGGAAGCAAAGTGGTCAAAGGCGGCGGGAAAATCATTTTCCCCATGGTGGAAAGCTGCCGGCTGCTGTCGCTGGAGCTGATGTCCTTTGACGTGGCGCCGCAACAGGACCTTTACACCAACCAGGGCGTGGCGGTGACGGTGGAAGCCGTCGCCCAGATCAAAGTGAAGTCGGACGAAGTCTCGATTCAGACGGCGTCCGAACAGTTTCTTACCAAGACGCCCGACGAGCGCGAAGGCCTGATCCGGCTGGTGATGGAAGGCCACCTGCGCGGCATCATCGGCCAGTTGACGGTGGAGCAGATCGTAAAGGAGCCGGAAATGGTGGCCGACCGCATGCGCTCCACCTGCGCCGACGACATGAGCAAGATGGGCCTGGAAGTAATTTCTTTCACCATCAAGGAAGTGCGCGACAAGAACGAGTACATCGCCAACATGGGCCGGCCGGACGTAGCCCGCATCAAGCGCGATGCCGACGTCGCCGCCGCTGAAGCCGAACGCGACACGGCCATCAAGCGCGCGGAAGCGCAGCGGGCATCCGCCATCGCCAAGGCCCAGGCTGACCAGGAGCGCGTCCTGGCTGAGACTCTCTCCCAGGCCAAGCAGGCGGAAGCGCAGCGTGACCTGGAAGTCAAACGTGCCGCGTACACCGAGTTGGTAAAGAAGCAGCAAGCCCAGGCCGACAAGGCTTATGAAATTCAATCCAACATCCAGCAGCAGCAGGTGGTCGCCGAACAGGTGAAGGTCCAGTTGATCGAAAGAGAACAACAGACCAAGGTGCAGGAAGCGGAAATCGCGCGGCACCAGAACGAGTTGATCGCCACCGTGCTGAAGCAGGCGGAAGTTGAGAAGCAGCGCGTGCTCAACATCGCGGAAGGCGAAAAGCAGCGGCTCATCGCCGAAGCCGAAGGCCGCGCCAGCGCCATCCGCATGCAGGGTGAAGCCGAAGCCGACATCATCTTCAAGAAGGGTGAAGCCGAAGCCAAGGCCATGAACGTGAAGGCCGAAGCCTACCAGGAATACAACCAGGCCGCGGTGGTGGACAAACTGATTACCGGGCTGCCGGAAGTGGTCCGCGCCCTGGCGCAACCGCTCTCCAACGTGGACAAGATCACCATCGTTTCCACCGGCAACGGCAATTCCGCCGGCATGAGCAAGATCACCGGCGACATGGCGGAAATCGCCGCGCAAGTCCCGGCGTTGTTTGAAGCGCTCAGCGGCATGCAGATTAAGGACCTGCTGTCCAAAGTCCGGCTGATCGGCGACAAAGCACCGAAGCCGGGAGATGACGATTCGCAAGCCGCCAAAGGCAAAGGCGCAACCAAGTGA
- a CDS encoding PspA/IM30 family protein, giving the protein MALLERVATLIKANLNDLIDKAEHPEKMIKQIILDMENQLLQVKTQVAIAIADEHLLNKKQKENEEKISEWNRKAELAVEKKHDDLARSAIERALHYKMLMEGFAQQVHDQRQQVETLKTALNKLQQKLEEARSKSDFLMAEHRRARTLDKAADAQSQVDGRDHGAAFDRMKHKVLLQSAIGQAKTEMLEESAASVDSRFAKLEKEDEVNRILNELKSRRA; this is encoded by the coding sequence ATGGCATTACTGGAGCGTGTGGCAACACTTATTAAAGCAAACTTGAACGACCTCATTGACAAGGCCGAGCACCCGGAGAAGATGATCAAGCAGATCATCCTGGACATGGAGAACCAGCTGCTGCAAGTGAAGACGCAGGTGGCCATCGCCATTGCCGACGAGCACCTGCTCAACAAGAAGCAGAAAGAGAACGAAGAGAAAATCTCCGAGTGGAACCGCAAGGCGGAGCTGGCCGTGGAGAAAAAGCACGACGACCTGGCGCGCTCGGCCATCGAACGGGCTCTGCACTACAAGATGCTGATGGAAGGCTTTGCCCAGCAGGTACACGACCAGCGGCAGCAAGTGGAAACGCTCAAGACCGCGCTCAACAAGCTGCAGCAAAAGCTGGAAGAAGCCCGCTCCAAGAGCGACTTTCTGATGGCGGAGCATCGCCGCGCGCGCACGCTGGACAAGGCCGCCGACGCGCAATCCCAGGTGGACGGCCGCGACCACGGGGCCGCGTTTGACCGTATGAAGCACAAGGTCCTGCTCCAGTCCGCGATCGGCCAGGCCAAGACGGAAATGCTGGAGGAATCGGCCGCCAGCGTGGACAGCCGCTTCGCCAAGCTGGAAAAAGAGGACGAGGTCAACCGCATCCTGAATGAGCTGAAGTCCAGACGGGCGTAA
- a CDS encoding CAP domain-containing protein produces the protein MSVRLLKLFAILLCCCSGACALSGPSTREQKLFDLVNKERERAGLQKLAWDARLAEAARAHSELMARNDELSHQFSKEPSVLRRAGASGARFDSVAENVAEAGSVSEAHQALMQSEHHRENILEPDYNAVGIAIVEEGKQLWITQDFARIISVRTPAQVGDDVVNAVHRLRQAHGLRKIDVRSDARMKRQACAQDSDAGKIKESYPSAAELVVFTTTDPRKLPDTMRNAALNKKVVRVDLGVCFEPGDSTGFSRYWVVAAFY, from the coding sequence ATGTCCGTACGACTACTCAAGCTTTTTGCCATCCTACTGTGCTGTTGCAGCGGCGCGTGCGCGTTATCCGGGCCTTCCACCCGGGAACAGAAGCTCTTTGACCTGGTAAACAAGGAGCGGGAGAGGGCCGGCCTGCAGAAGCTGGCGTGGGACGCCCGCCTGGCGGAAGCGGCGCGCGCCCACTCTGAGCTCATGGCCAGGAACGATGAGCTTTCCCACCAGTTTTCCAAGGAGCCGTCGGTGCTGCGGCGGGCCGGGGCCAGCGGCGCGCGCTTTGATTCTGTGGCGGAGAATGTGGCCGAGGCGGGCTCAGTATCAGAGGCCCATCAGGCCCTGATGCAGTCCGAGCACCACCGCGAGAACATCCTGGAGCCGGACTACAACGCCGTGGGCATCGCCATTGTGGAAGAGGGAAAGCAGTTGTGGATCACCCAGGATTTTGCCCGGATCATCAGCGTCCGCACGCCAGCCCAAGTCGGCGACGACGTGGTAAACGCGGTCCATCGTTTGCGTCAGGCCCACGGGCTGCGGAAGATTGACGTCCGTTCGGACGCGCGAATGAAGCGCCAGGCGTGCGCACAGGATTCCGACGCAGGAAAGATCAAGGAAAGCTATCCCTCCGCCGCCGAGTTGGTGGTCTTTACCACCACCGACCCGCGCAAGCTTCCTGACACCATGCGGAACGCCGCGTTGAACAAGAAGGTGGTCCGCGTGGACTTGGGCGTGTGCTTTGAGCCGGGAGACAGCACTGGTTTCTCGCGGTACTGGGTGGTGGCGGCGTTTTATTAG
- a CDS encoding CAP domain-containing protein produces MIIRILFRALMSFALLLGVAHAQANLAPRAMPAGPYPDERRILDLLNQERQRAGLQRLSWDQHAAEAAREHSILMAASLEIGHQFPGEPALSQRIAATGARFTGCAENVAVADSPEEIHMALMNSPGHRANIMSPRYNSAGIGVVRRKGRLYVTQDFAWLTPMYTETQFYDAFVDAFNRARKSKGHPALYARPDTRLHGAACATDGNIQNVADSVSGNAKVILFTLSEPDKLPDKLYDYVSSTRLERMYVGLCYRPDRQFGSANFWVAVAFYE; encoded by the coding sequence GTGATCATCCGTATCCTTTTCCGCGCGCTCATGTCGTTTGCACTGCTGCTGGGCGTCGCCCACGCGCAGGCCAATCTTGCTCCGCGCGCCATGCCGGCAGGCCCGTATCCCGATGAACGAAGAATCCTCGATCTGCTCAACCAGGAACGGCAAAGAGCCGGCTTGCAGAGACTCTCCTGGGACCAGCACGCGGCGGAAGCGGCGCGGGAGCACTCCATTCTGATGGCGGCAAGCCTGGAGATTGGACACCAGTTTCCCGGCGAGCCCGCGCTCTCCCAGCGCATTGCGGCCACCGGCGCGCGCTTTACCGGGTGCGCGGAAAACGTGGCGGTGGCCGATTCTCCCGAAGAAATCCACATGGCCTTGATGAATTCTCCCGGACACCGGGCCAACATCATGAGCCCGCGTTACAACAGCGCGGGCATTGGCGTGGTGCGACGCAAGGGCCGCCTGTACGTGACCCAGGATTTTGCCTGGCTTACACCGATGTACACCGAGACCCAGTTCTACGATGCGTTTGTTGACGCGTTCAATCGCGCCCGCAAGTCCAAAGGGCACCCCGCCCTGTACGCCCGGCCGGATACCCGCCTTCATGGCGCGGCGTGCGCCACCGACGGCAACATCCAGAACGTCGCTGACAGTGTTTCCGGCAACGCCAAGGTGATTTTGTTTACGCTCTCCGAGCCGGACAAGCTGCCGGACAAACTTTACGACTACGTTTCGTCCACCCGCCTGGAGCGAATGTACGTGGGACTTTGTTACCGCCCTGACCGCCAGTTCGGCTCGGCGAACTTCTGGGTGGCTGTGGCGTTTTATGAGTAG
- a CDS encoding RecX family transcriptional regulator encodes MPFQRPKKTFDEASLYDYAVGALGRRMRSVAELKRLMRNRCPDETILDKIVARLKDQKYLNDSNYAAAYTAFRRDNEKFGRRRVITDLKVKGVHADVIEKAVDDAYASVNEEDLARAFLRRKRLKKPENNRQAARIFRALMRAGFGAGVAIKLLKNWDVEEEVLTALQEEEIAES; translated from the coding sequence GTGCCCTTCCAGCGCCCCAAGAAGACTTTCGACGAAGCCTCGCTCTACGACTACGCGGTCGGCGCGCTGGGCCGCCGGATGCGCTCCGTCGCCGAACTGAAGCGCCTCATGCGGAACCGCTGCCCCGATGAAACCATCCTCGATAAAATCGTTGCCCGCCTGAAAGACCAGAAGTACCTGAACGATTCCAATTACGCCGCGGCCTACACGGCGTTTCGCCGCGACAATGAGAAATTCGGCCGCCGCCGCGTGATCACTGACCTGAAGGTCAAGGGCGTCCATGCCGACGTGATCGAAAAAGCCGTGGACGATGCCTACGCCAGCGTGAATGAAGAAGACCTGGCACGCGCCTTTCTGCGGCGCAAGCGCCTGAAGAAACCGGAAAACAACCGCCAGGCCGCGCGCATTTTTCGCGCGCTCATGCGGGCGGGCTTCGGCGCCGGCGTGGCCATCAAGCTGCTCAAGAATTGGGACGTGGAAGAAGAAGTCCTGACGGCGCTGCAGGAAGAAGAAATTGCAGAGAGTTAG
- a CDS encoding type IV pilus twitching motility protein PilT, producing MHIDDLLRIAMERKASDLHLKVGNYPHVRVDGELVPLTDQPRISAEDMLNMAFSMMSNRQKQKFKEQAELDMAYGVAGLGRFRVNVFQQRGNVGLVLRVIPTKIRALEELYLPKVIEHVCEEARGLCLVTGVTGSGKSTTLAAMLDRINSSRPEHIITIEDPIEFLHRDKKGFVNQREVEVDTPSFASALRASLRQDPDVILVGEMRDLETISTALHAAETGHLVFSTLHTLDAVETINRIIAVFPPPEQKQVRMQLGATLRAVVSQRLVKRADGAGRVPACEVLISTAFVRECIMVPEKTRMIHEAIAAGTSQYGMQTFDQSLYDLYSQGLVSYETALENASNPDDFKLKVQGIHSTGDAAREQMEQAGYSGR from the coding sequence ATGCATATTGATGATCTGCTTCGCATTGCCATGGAGCGCAAAGCCTCCGACTTGCACTTGAAAGTCGGCAACTATCCGCACGTCCGCGTGGACGGCGAACTTGTGCCCCTGACCGACCAGCCGCGCATCTCCGCCGAAGACATGTTGAACATGGCGTTCAGCATGATGTCCAACCGGCAAAAGCAAAAGTTCAAAGAGCAGGCCGAGCTGGACATGGCCTACGGCGTGGCCGGCCTGGGACGCTTCCGTGTGAACGTATTCCAGCAGCGCGGCAACGTAGGACTGGTGCTGCGCGTAATTCCCACCAAGATCCGCGCGCTGGAAGAGCTCTATCTTCCCAAAGTGATTGAACACGTTTGCGAAGAGGCCCGCGGCCTGTGCCTGGTGACCGGCGTCACCGGCTCCGGTAAGTCCACCACGCTGGCCGCCATGCTGGACCGCATCAACTCCAGCCGTCCGGAACACATCATCACCATTGAAGACCCCATCGAATTTCTGCATCGCGACAAAAAAGGCTTCGTCAACCAGCGCGAAGTGGAAGTGGATACGCCGTCGTTCGCGTCGGCGCTGCGCGCCAGCCTTCGTCAGGACCCGGACGTGATTCTGGTGGGCGAAATGCGCGACCTGGAAACCATCTCCACCGCGCTGCACGCCGCTGAAACCGGCCACTTGGTCTTCTCGACTTTGCATACTCTGGACGCCGTGGAAACCATCAACCGTATCATCGCGGTGTTTCCGCCGCCGGAACAGAAGCAGGTCCGCATGCAACTGGGCGCCACGTTGCGCGCCGTGGTCAGCCAGCGCCTGGTCAAACGCGCCGACGGCGCGGGCCGCGTCCCGGCTTGCGAAGTGCTGATCTCCACCGCGTTCGTCCGCGAGTGCATCATGGTGCCGGAAAAAACCCGCATGATCCATGAAGCCATTGCCGCCGGTACGTCACAATACGGTATGCAGACCTTCGACCAGTCGCTCTACGACTTGTATTCTCAAGGCCTGGTCAGCTATGAAACCGCGCTGGAAAACGCCAGCAACCCAGACGACTTCAAGCTCAAGGTGCAGGGCATCCACTCCACCGGCGATGCCGCCCGCGAGCAGATGGAGCAGGCCGGGTACTCGGGAAGATAA